A window of Pecten maximus unplaced genomic scaffold, xPecMax1.1, whole genome shotgun sequence genomic DNA:
ttttggggctgtTAAttggccccattcccaattgaaataatttcatatttaagtcaAACttccaaaatttgcagtttactgaTGAAAAAAGTCTTttccaattttcttcccaaaatgagagaaaaaggccccatcccaaaccagtgagaaaaagccctgattaTATAGTGTTGAGGCCTAGACTACAACCTTTACTGTCTAAGTTCTGTcttgtaactaccacaccttACCTTGTGTAGCTCATACCTTCAATGCATGCCTAGAATGTGTTCCTCAGTTCCTTACCTGAACAACTCGAGACATTTACAGTTCCAACACTGGTCAAAGCAGTTTTTCAGACTTATACCTGGGTGACAGCATGTGCATTTCACATTTATGAATGAACTGTCGTGGTTGAGAAACCTCAATACTGCagtaaaatataatacagtagTATAGGGTATCTTGACAACCTTTAAtctaatttgaaaaaaacttaGTTTCAATCCACTTGGCGAGATTTAGTATGTTGTATTCTGATATAACTCTTGTTATCTTTTTACAATTAACAGATATCGTCTGCAGTTTTTTAAAGAGAGTAATGAAGAGATTGATAGAAGAAAGAAACTAGCGAGACGATCTTTACGTCGTATCCCTGAGGtaaaatagatatttaaacTTAGAACAATTAACTGGCCAACTAGGTATTGTAGACAGTAGGATCCATCAGTCTTTCCTTTGTGGCATGACCAATCTCTGTAAAGGACATCATGCAGAGGGAAACTATTTGTATAAGGACAGTAAAGAAAACTTTTTGtacatggggggggggggggggggggaggcaaTGCAAAGGTAAGCCATTTGTACAAGAGAATTACAGGAAAGCTATTTGTACAGAGGGTCAAAATCAAGCTATTTGTACAAGAGAATTACAGGAAAGCTATTTGTACAGGGGGTCAAAGGCAAGCTATTTGTACAAGAGAATTACAGGAAAGCTATTTGTACAGAGGGTCAAAATCAAGCTATTTGTACAAGAGAATTACAGGAAAGCTATTTGTACAGAGGGTCAAAATCAAGCTATTTGTACAAGAGAATTACAGGAAAGCTATTTGTACAGGGGTCAAAGGCAAGCTATTTGTACAAGAGAATTACAGGAAAGCTATTTGTACGGAGGGTCAAAATCAAGCTATTTGTACTAGAGAATTACAGGAAAGCTATTTGTACAGAGGTTCAAAATCAAGCTATTTGTACAGGAGAATTACAGGAAAGCTATTTGTACAGGGGGTCAAAGGCGAGCTATTTGTACAAGAGAATTACAGGAAAGCTATTTGTACAGGGGGTCAAAGGCAAGCTATTTGTACAAGAGAATTACAGGAAAGCTATTTGTACAGAGGGTCAAAATCAAGCTATTTGTACAAGAGAATTACAGGAAAGCTATTTGTACAGAGGGTCAAAATCAAGCTATTTGTACAAGAGAATTACAGGAAAGCTATTTGTACAGGGGTCAAAGGCAAGCTATTTGTACAAGAGAATTACAGGAAAGCTATTTGTACGGAGGGTCAAAATCAAGCTATTTGTACTAGAGAATTACAGGAAAGCTATTTGTACAGAGGTTCAAAATCAAGCTATTTGTACAGGAGAATTACAGGAAAGCTATTTGTACAGGGGGTCAAAGGCGAGCTATTTGTACAAGAGAATTACAGGAAAGCTATTTGTACAGGGGGTCAAAGGCAAGCTATTTGTACAAGAGAATTACAGGAAAGCTATTTGTACAGAGGGTCAAAATCAAGCTATTTGTACAAGAGAATTACAGGAAAGCTATTTGTACAGAGGGTCAAAATCAAGCTATTTGTACAAGAGAATTACAGGAAAGCTATTTGTACAGAGGGTCAAAATCAAGCTATTTGTACTAGAGAATTACAGGAAAGCTATTTGTACAGAGGTTCAAAATCAAGCTATTTGTACAGGAGAATTACAGGAAAGCTATTTGTACAGGGGGTCAAAGGCGAGCTATTTGTACAAGAGAATTACAGGAAAGCTATTTGTACAGAGGGTCAAAATCAAGCTATTTGTACAAGAGAATTACAGGAAAGCTATTTGTACAGGGGGTCAAAGGCAAACTATTTGAACAAGATAATTACAGGAAAGCTATTTGTACAGGGGGATCAAAGGAAAACTCCTTGTATTCTTTGTGGGTTGGAATATGATGATGAAATGTGTACTCAGTGTgagatgtacaatgtatgatattgtAGGATGCGTTGGAGGTGAATATCGACCAGGTGTACCAGCCTGGGTCTGTCCTTGATCTCCCCAGACGACCCCCATGGGACTACTCTCTAACTAAAGCCCAGTTAGAGGCCAGTGAACAGAAGTACTTTCAGGTAAGTTCACCAAGACTGCTGGACATTGTATAGAAAGTGATGTTTGTTACACTCACTAATCTGTTAATCATTGTCCTTCTGTATTGTTGGCAAAAGGATTTTATACTTATAAAACTATAGCCCTACAAGTCCTGCTACAAGCTGACAACATTAAGAAGACTATTATGGGATGTTCACACATTGGATTTACATAGCTGATGATGTCACAGGTCTTTGGTACTTTCAGGAAATGTATACagtttaaaacttttaaaatctCTGACTACATTTTGTTCTGttataaaatatgaacattattttcatacaacaattgcaaaaaaaatgtgatattaatcattcttgttggcccggatagaAAAGTTTGAGATCTTTCTTCGAGAGTACTGAGAGATCTCGAGTACTGAGAGTACCCAAAGTACCAAGAGTAACCAGAAAAAAACATGTGATTAGCTATAGTTATTATATAATAAGTTAATCATAATGTACTGTCCTTATACAAGTGAACTGGCAGTTAATCTTAGATTTTGTAAAAAGAATCTAAACAAAAAAGAAATCTGTTCAGACATTTGGTTTAGATCCTTATTATCTGTTTGATACATTCCAGGACTACACAGAGGCAATCTTTGACAAGTTCCCTCCGGACCAACTGAGCTACTTTGAGTTGAATTTAGAAACTTGGCGGCAGTTATGGCGAGTGTTAGAGATGTCAGATGTTCTGCTGCTTATTCTGGACATCCGGTATCCGGTATGTAATCAGTCTAGTGATTGTGATTACTGATCATGAATAAACTATTATACTAGTCTTATTCTGGACATTTGGTATCCGGTATGTAATCAGTCTAGTGATTGTGATTACACTATAGTAGTCTTAATAAAGCTTCAACCTGTCTAAGTCTTTAAGAATACTGAACAACCTCCCTAGTCTTTGACGTTGCTAAACCTCTAGACGTACTCACAGAACTAAGTATActgtaaaatataaagaatAGTGTGTTCTATTGATGATTGAAAAATCAAGGCAGACACTACTTATTCTACAAAATGTACACTTTTGATTCTTCTGTAAATATCTTCAGAAATAATGTACACAGATTAGAGATGTATTCAGCAGACAGCTTGATTTGATGATTACCACACTGACCACATGGGTATGGGAGTAATACATATATAGCGTAGTTGTCTTCCCTGCATGGTGCTAGAGATGTTTTCTGCAGGCAAAGCCCAAGGATAATAACTACAGCAGAAGGGCTTGAAATAGCCAGGTGATGTTTCATTGCTTGTCATTATAAAGTTCTGATACATCTTAAACAGAGCTTTTGTTTCTCAGGTTTTACACATGTCGCCAGCCTTGTACCATACGGTGACACACGAACTTGGCAAGTCTATCATCATCATCCTGAACAAAATCGACCTGGCACCACCCTCTCTGGtcattgcatggaaacatttcCTAcaggaaaaatacaaaaaagtcCACATTGTCTTGTTTACATCCTATCCAAACGAGGCTCTGGCAGAGGGAGGTGATGAGAGAAAAGGTGAGTGTTGAGATAGAGGATCTGTATTCAGAAAACGGTGAGTGTGAATGTTCAACAAGTAGGTGTTCATTGACAAATAGAAGGTGAGTGTTCAGATAAAAGTTAGGTGTTTGGTCAGATcagagtatatacatgtaatgtattgtagctatatttttgtattaatgtattgtagctatatttttgtattaatatattgTAGCTATATTTTTGCATTAATATATTGTAGCTAAAATGAGACGTAAGCGTGGAGGCGGAGCCTGGACCAGGGCTATGGGTCAGGGTCAGCTACTGGAGGTGTGTAAGAATATTGTCGGTGACAAAGGTCAGTAAACAGGTGTCACaaaaaatattgtgataaaCATTGT
This region includes:
- the LOC117318608 gene encoding guanine nucleotide-binding protein-like 1; the encoded protein is MPRKKPFSSKQKKFQLQDKRQRKKESTHDENGPEYEELEVNVKGQDPSQPQKSVRKGKSGGDRKNNPNRYRLQFFKESNEEIDRRKKLARRSLRRIPEDALEVNIDQVYQPGSVLDLPRRPPWDYSLTKAQLEASEQKYFQDYTEAIFDKFPPDQLSYFELNLETWRQLWRVLEMSDVLLLILDIRYPVLHMSPALYHTVTHELGKSIIIILNKIDLAPPSLVIAWKHFLQEKYKKVHIVLFTSYPNEALAEGGDERKAKMRRKRGGGAWTRAMGQGQLLEVCKNIVGDKGQ